The sequence TCAGCTTCAACTTTTATCCAGTAATGTCTCTTTACATTTCCTGTAAAATCAGGAACAGAAAGACATCCCTCCCTTACTACTATCTCCCCATCATAAGCTATTATACGGGGATTAGATAAAATCATAAGACCGTGATTTGTTTTGTTGTATTTATGTTTGTATCCTGAAGCATCAACAATTATCGTCTGTATATGCTTGTTGACCTGAGGAGCAGCTATTCCTACTCCTGCAGGAGAATTTTTCATGGTGTAAAGTAATTTATCAACAAACTCTTTAAACTTCCTACCAAAATCAACAACAGGAACAGACTCTTTTTTTAGCCTCTCGTCAGGGTATTTTAAAATCTCTAATTTTTCCATTACATCTCCACACTTTCTACCTTCTCAATTGATATATCTATATTAAGCTCTTCTTTGAGTTTCTCTATATCCCCTAATATATCATCCTCTTTAAGACCTGCAGGAAACTCAACCTGTGATATTAAAACATACAGTTCAGGGGTTTTTTCAGTCCTCAGGTCTGCTATATTAATATTTTTATCAGCAAGAAGTTTTGCTACTTTGTAAACAATCCCCGGTTTATCGGCACCGTAAACAACAATATTGTATATATCCCCTACTTCCTTTTTCCCAGCATATATCTCTTCAGGAATTTCCCTTATATTAATTAATAGATTTCTTCTTTTTGCCACTTCAGTAAAACTTTTTTTCAGTTCTTCCTCTGTTATATCTTTCTCTGTGGTCACAATCAACATAACAGCAAACTCATTATTCAATCTTGTCATTGCTGAGTCTTCTATATTAAACCCTTCTTCATACAGAACCTTTGTAAGATCTGCAACTATTCCCGGCCTGTCTTCTCCAACAGCAGTTAAAACA comes from Persephonella hydrogeniphila and encodes:
- the def gene encoding peptide deformylase, which encodes MEKLEILKYPDERLKKESVPVVDFGRKFKEFVDKLLYTMKNSPAGVGIAAPQVNKHIQTIIVDASGYKHKYNKTNHGLMILSNPRIIAYDGEIVVREGCLSVPDFTGNVKRHYWIKVEAEDINGKTVTFDTEGFEAVVIQHEMDHLIGKLFIDRVSSPKDIFKRKVYKK
- a CDS encoding glycine cleavage system protein R, with the translated sequence MRQFVLTAVGEDRPGIVADLTKVLYEEGFNIEDSAMTRLNNEFAVMLIVTTEKDITEEELKKSFTEVAKRRNLLINIREIPEEIYAGKKEVGDIYNIVVYGADKPGIVYKVAKLLADKNINIADLRTEKTPELYVLISQVEFPAGLKEDDILGDIEKLKEELNIDISIEKVESVEM